A region from the Thermostichus vulcanus str. 'Rupite' genome encodes:
- a CDS encoding ParA family protein, producing the protein MAKILAFTNNKGGTGKSTLCVHAAQLIAQRGERVLLIDLTSQATASSLYLEETGSLPEQETVWACLHPHHQRPLPEVIYTSDKGVDVIPAHSNMAEVAAHLAAAGSSAQHLLQQQLRSLQADYDFVFLDTPGELNALTANALQVAQRVVIPTRLNRADFSCTEVTLRYINALKGQLTQARTVLTMLDDRYLPGGIWSGSHTGQLYVQAQQIFADVLSPVTIPDSSDLRTAFDYGLTVMEYRPGAAVCQRLLQFVEHEVLL; encoded by the coding sequence ATGGCAAAGATCTTGGCGTTTACCAACAACAAGGGGGGCACCGGCAAGTCCACCCTCTGCGTGCATGCGGCACAATTGATAGCGCAACGGGGGGAACGGGTCTTGCTGATCGATCTCACCTCACAAGCTACCGCCAGCAGTCTGTATTTGGAGGAGACTGGATCCCTGCCGGAACAAGAAACCGTTTGGGCTTGCCTGCACCCCCACCACCAACGGCCTCTGCCAGAGGTCATCTACACCAGTGATAAGGGGGTGGATGTTATTCCTGCCCACAGCAACATGGCTGAGGTGGCAGCCCATCTAGCTGCTGCCGGATCCTCAGCTCAGCACCTCCTGCAGCAACAACTCCGCTCCTTGCAAGCGGACTACGACTTTGTTTTTCTGGATACGCCGGGGGAGCTGAATGCTCTCACCGCCAATGCCCTGCAGGTGGCCCAGCGGGTGGTGATCCCGACACGGCTCAACCGAGCGGATTTTTCTTGTACAGAGGTGACGTTGCGCTACATCAATGCCCTCAAAGGCCAGCTCACCCAGGCCCGTACCGTGCTGACCATGTTGGATGATCGCTATCTGCCAGGGGGCATTTGGTCGGGATCCCATACGGGCCAATTGTATGTGCAAGCGCAACAGATTTTCGCGGATGTGCTTTCACCCGTTACTATTCCAGATAGCAGCGATTTGCGCACAGCTTTTGACTATGGCCTGACGGTGATGGAATATCGGCCTGGGGCAGCGGTGTGTCAGCGGTTGCTGCAATTTGTTGAGCATGAGGTGCTCTTGTGA
- a CDS encoding glucose-1-phosphate adenylyltransferase: MREVLAIILGGGRGTRLYPLTKRRAKPAVPLAGKYRLIDIPVSNCINSHIEKIYVLTQFNSASLNRHIVNTYRFSPFSGGFVDVLAAQQTPDNPDWFQGTADAVRQYLWLMDSWKPQEYLILSGDHLYCMDYRPFIEHHRRTGADVTLAVLPCGENVASSFGLLKIGENGRVVDFKEKPKGELLKACQVDTQALGLSPAEAQAKPYIASMGIYVFKREALIEMLKVKEHTDFGKEVLPAAIDKYHVQAYLFNDYWEDIGTIEAFYQANLSLVKQPNPPFSFFNSEMPIYTRPRFLPPNKILDSHIVNSMIADGCIIKNAQIRNSIIGIRSRLEANTIIENTLVMGADYYESAEERQAKLNEGIPPVGIGANSHVANAIVDKNARIGRNVRILNKDHITEAEREEEGIWISNGIVTIIKDSVIPDNTVI; this comes from the coding sequence ATGCGCGAGGTATTGGCAATCATCTTGGGAGGCGGGCGTGGCACCCGTCTTTACCCCCTCACCAAACGCCGTGCCAAACCCGCTGTACCCTTAGCAGGTAAGTATCGCCTGATCGACATTCCAGTCAGCAACTGTATTAATTCTCACATTGAAAAGATCTACGTCCTGACGCAGTTCAACTCCGCTTCTTTGAACCGCCACATTGTCAACACCTACCGGTTTTCTCCCTTTAGCGGCGGCTTTGTGGATGTATTGGCAGCTCAACAAACCCCGGACAACCCCGATTGGTTCCAGGGCACAGCCGACGCCGTACGGCAATATCTCTGGTTAATGGACTCTTGGAAACCGCAGGAGTATCTAATCCTCTCCGGCGACCACCTCTACTGCATGGACTACCGCCCCTTCATTGAGCACCATCGGCGAACCGGAGCAGATGTGACGCTGGCGGTATTACCCTGTGGCGAGAATGTCGCCTCCAGTTTTGGCTTACTGAAGATCGGCGAGAACGGGCGCGTTGTTGATTTCAAAGAAAAGCCGAAAGGTGAATTGCTAAAAGCCTGCCAGGTGGATACCCAAGCCCTTGGACTTAGCCCCGCAGAAGCCCAAGCCAAGCCCTACATCGCCTCGATGGGCATTTATGTGTTCAAGCGAGAAGCCTTGATCGAAATGTTGAAGGTGAAGGAACACACCGATTTTGGCAAGGAGGTGTTACCTGCCGCCATCGACAAGTACCATGTGCAAGCCTACCTCTTCAACGATTATTGGGAAGATATCGGTACCATCGAAGCCTTTTACCAGGCCAATCTTTCTTTGGTGAAGCAGCCCAATCCTCCCTTCAGCTTCTTCAACAGCGAGATGCCCATCTACACCCGCCCGCGCTTTTTACCCCCCAACAAAATCCTCGACTCCCACATTGTGAATTCAATGATTGCTGATGGCTGCATCATCAAGAATGCTCAAATTCGTAACTCGATCATTGGTATTCGCAGCCGTTTGGAAGCCAATACAATTATCGAAAACACCCTGGTAATGGGGGCAGACTACTACGAGTCGGCAGAAGAGCGACAGGCTAAGCTAAATGAAGGGATCCCACCGGTGGGCATTGGGGCCAATTCTCACGTTGCCAACGCGATTGTGGATAAAAATGCTCGCATCGGACGCAATGTGCGCATTCTCAACAAAGACCACATCACAGAAGCAGAACGAGAAGAAGAAGGGATCTGGATTAGCAATGGCATTGTCACGATCATCAAAGACTCCGTTATCCCCGACAACACCGTGATTTAA
- a CDS encoding ABC1 kinase family protein yields MPAQPQSIASLETYDPQFISRYYRWRLPQVIRRFLAIFWPLFWFVLCLRWDQLWGHTDRNIGQRSVQLRKLLTQLGPTFIKVGQALSTRPDLVRKDFLEELTQLQDQLPGFPSSQAYARIESELGRPIAELYAQISPEPVAAASLGQVYKAQLHSGEWVAVKVQRPHLRECLSLDLYLIRWASTWLAPWLPLNLGNTLTAVVDEFGRKLYEEIDYLNEGRNCERFAAYFRGDPDVYVPRIFWAYSTRRVLTLEWIDGIKLTDVERIQAAGLEVKQLVRIGVVSALKQLLEYGFFHADPHPGNLFALVDGRMAYIDFGMMDQLTQEMKEYLVDALVHLVDRDYNALIDDFIHLDFLQPNVNRQELIPALETVLADVLTQEVGNFNFKTATDQFSDLMYRYPFQVPPHFALVIRSLVTQEGVALSLYPQFRIVGVAYPYVAKRLLTDESPRIRERLLQVLIKDGKFRWNRLENLIQIARSDGQLDLVPTAQMGLRYLMSEEARNLRRQLVLSLTEDDRIHVEELQRLWHLLSSDISPTRLWQATMASLPNPFATDLQDTFAELGEQVQAHLEQLSRWRPLQPWPDLLAGMGQQR; encoded by the coding sequence GTGCCTGCCCAGCCCCAGTCCATCGCCTCCTTAGAAACCTACGATCCGCAATTCATCTCCCGCTATTACCGCTGGCGACTGCCGCAGGTGATCCGGCGTTTTCTGGCTATCTTTTGGCCCCTCTTTTGGTTTGTGCTCTGCCTACGTTGGGATCAGCTCTGGGGACATACGGATCGCAATATCGGTCAGCGCTCGGTACAGTTACGTAAGCTGCTCACCCAATTGGGGCCAACCTTCATCAAGGTGGGGCAGGCCCTCTCCACCCGACCGGATTTGGTGCGCAAAGACTTCCTAGAAGAACTGACCCAATTGCAGGATCAGTTGCCTGGATTTCCCTCCTCACAAGCCTACGCCCGTATTGAGTCGGAGTTGGGCCGTCCGATCGCCGAGCTGTATGCTCAAATTTCTCCCGAACCGGTGGCTGCCGCCAGTTTGGGCCAAGTTTACAAGGCGCAACTGCACAGTGGCGAGTGGGTGGCGGTCAAGGTGCAACGGCCCCATTTGCGAGAGTGTCTCAGTTTGGATCTGTACCTGATTCGCTGGGCTTCCACATGGTTGGCCCCTTGGCTACCCCTGAACCTGGGTAATACTTTAACGGCGGTGGTGGATGAGTTTGGCCGCAAGCTCTACGAAGAGATTGATTATCTGAACGAAGGGCGCAACTGCGAACGCTTTGCTGCCTACTTCCGTGGGGATCCGGATGTGTATGTGCCGCGGATTTTCTGGGCCTACAGCACCCGACGGGTACTGACGTTGGAGTGGATTGATGGCATCAAGCTAACGGATGTGGAACGCATCCAAGCGGCTGGTCTGGAGGTCAAGCAGCTGGTGCGCATTGGGGTAGTTTCTGCTCTAAAGCAGCTACTGGAGTATGGGTTTTTCCACGCGGATCCCCATCCGGGCAACCTCTTTGCCCTCGTCGATGGCCGTATGGCCTACATCGATTTCGGCATGATGGATCAGCTCACCCAGGAGATGAAGGAATACCTGGTGGATGCGCTGGTGCATCTGGTGGATCGAGACTACAATGCTCTAATTGACGATTTTATTCATTTGGATTTTTTGCAACCCAATGTCAATCGCCAGGAGCTGATCCCGGCTTTGGAAACGGTGTTGGCGGATGTGCTGACTCAGGAGGTGGGCAACTTTAACTTCAAAACTGCCACCGATCAATTCTCGGATTTGATGTACCGCTATCCATTCCAGGTGCCGCCGCATTTTGCCTTGGTGATCCGCTCTTTGGTAACCCAAGAAGGAGTAGCCCTCAGCCTCTATCCACAGTTTCGTATTGTCGGAGTGGCCTATCCGTATGTGGCGAAACGGCTGTTGACGGACGAATCGCCGCGCATTCGGGAACGGCTATTACAGGTGCTGATCAAAGACGGTAAGTTCCGCTGGAATCGCCTGGAAAACCTGATCCAAATTGCCCGTAGTGATGGACAACTGGATTTGGTCCCCACGGCTCAAATGGGGCTGCGCTATCTGATGTCCGAGGAAGCCCGCAATTTGCGTCGGCAGTTGGTGCTTTCCCTCACGGAAGATGACCGCATTCATGTTGAGGAGTTGCAAAGGCTTTGGCATTTGCTCAGCTCTGATATTTCCCCAACCCGCCTCTGGCAAGCGACGATGGCATCCCTACCCAACCCCTTTGCAACCGATTTGCAAGACACCTTTGCTGAACTGGGAGAACAGGTGCAAGCTCATCTGGAACAACTGAGCCGCTGGCGCCCTCTACAACCTTGGCCGGATCTGCTGGCGGGAATGGGGCAACAAAGGTAG
- a CDS encoding YggT family protein, protein MMLSHLFLSPLTSMDSLSFGLVYATAGSLLFRSIYQFIVIYNVLLIVRILLSWFPQLNWSNPILSVLSQLTDPYLNLFRGIIPPIGGLDFSPWLAFILLSFAMQVVGQFA, encoded by the coding sequence ATGATGCTCAGCCACCTTTTTTTGTCCCCTCTGACCTCGATGGATAGCCTCTCCTTTGGGTTGGTCTACGCCACTGCCGGGTCGTTGCTGTTTCGCTCGATTTACCAGTTCATCGTCATCTACAATGTGCTGCTCATTGTTCGCATTTTGTTGAGCTGGTTCCCGCAACTGAACTGGTCGAACCCGATTCTATCGGTGCTGAGCCAACTGACGGATCCCTATCTGAACCTGTTTCGGGGCATTATTCCCCCCATTGGTGGCTTGGACTTTTCCCCGTGGTTAGCCTTTATTTTGCTCAGCTTTGCCATGCAGGTGGTGGGCCAATTTGCCTAG
- a CDS encoding cytosine deaminase produces MQIPSVDHYRLLNAQVPLSVLKDPVPGATPNPDNLVLLDLEIRAGVITQIQPANSPAPEGIPSVDLKRGQVWPCFLDIHTHLDKGHVWTRTRNPDGTFASAAQAAQEDWAKMDQIYAGDPEQFREDVYRRFNFGLRCSYAHGSQAVRTHISCTSPQTIANLDVFAQLKQEWAGKLEIQAVTLLPLEFFLTPEGEKLADKVADVGGILGGVTAMGPDLDRQLDRVFALAKERGLDLDFHTDETDDPGAITLRHVAAAALRSKFPNPVVCGHCCSLAVQPPEVASKTLEMVQEAGIAVVSLPMCNLYLQDRNPSRTPRWRGVTLLHELKALGVPVMVASDNCRDPFYGFGDHDGLEVFREATRILHLDTPYGDWPQAITATPARIMGLADRGQIGVGLTADLVLFKGRGFDELLSRPQHDRVVLRQGQAIDTTPPDYSELDDLMAKVGAVVV; encoded by the coding sequence ATGCAGATCCCCAGCGTTGACCACTATCGGTTGCTCAATGCCCAGGTTCCCCTCTCGGTACTCAAAGATCCGGTACCGGGGGCTACCCCCAATCCAGACAACCTAGTTTTGTTGGATTTGGAGATTCGTGCTGGGGTGATCACTCAGATCCAACCGGCCAACAGCCCTGCTCCAGAAGGGATCCCGAGCGTGGATCTCAAACGAGGTCAAGTGTGGCCCTGCTTTCTGGATATCCACACCCATCTCGATAAGGGGCACGTGTGGACCCGCACCCGCAACCCCGATGGCACTTTTGCCAGTGCTGCCCAGGCTGCCCAAGAGGATTGGGCGAAGATGGATCAGATCTATGCCGGGGATCCGGAGCAATTCCGGGAGGATGTCTATCGCCGCTTCAACTTCGGCCTGCGCTGTAGCTATGCCCATGGATCCCAGGCGGTGCGTACCCACATTTCCTGTACCAGCCCCCAAACCATTGCCAACCTGGATGTGTTTGCCCAACTCAAACAGGAATGGGCAGGCAAGCTCGAGATCCAAGCGGTTACCCTCTTACCCCTAGAGTTTTTCCTCACTCCGGAGGGGGAAAAGCTGGCGGATAAAGTGGCAGACGTGGGCGGGATCCTCGGCGGCGTCACCGCAATGGGGCCAGACCTAGACCGACAATTGGATCGGGTGTTTGCCTTGGCCAAGGAGCGCGGCTTGGATCTGGACTTTCACACCGACGAAACCGATGATCCGGGGGCAATCACCCTGCGGCATGTGGCGGCAGCCGCTTTACGCAGCAAGTTTCCCAACCCAGTGGTGTGTGGTCATTGCTGTAGTTTGGCGGTGCAACCGCCGGAGGTGGCCAGCAAAACCCTGGAAATGGTGCAGGAAGCCGGAATTGCGGTGGTCAGCCTGCCCATGTGCAATCTCTACTTGCAAGATCGCAACCCCAGCCGTACCCCCCGTTGGCGCGGCGTTACCCTGCTACACGAACTGAAAGCCCTCGGGGTACCGGTGATGGTGGCCAGTGACAACTGCCGGGATCCCTTCTATGGCTTTGGGGATCACGATGGCTTGGAGGTGTTCCGGGAGGCAACCCGCATTCTGCACCTGGATACCCCCTATGGAGATTGGCCCCAGGCGATTACAGCAACCCCGGCCCGCATCATGGGTTTGGCGGATCGCGGCCAGATTGGGGTGGGTTTGACGGCAGATTTGGTACTGTTCAAGGGGCGTGGCTTTGACGAGTTGCTGTCTCGCCCTCAGCATGACCGCGTGGTGCTGCGGCAGGGTCAAGCGATTGATACCACCCCGCCGGACTACAGCGAGTTGGATGATCTGATGGCCAAAGTGGGGGCTGTTGTCGTTTGA
- a CDS encoding alpha/beta hydrolase, producing MVLTYRFQHPRQASPGSVPLLVMLHGIGSHEGDLIQLAPYLDPRFAVVSLRAPLSLPMGGFAWFEMTWTEEGPVGNIPQARASLQLLSTFLEQVLQEGIPDVPFDPAQVYLMGFSQGAIMSLALALTQPEKLAGIVAMSGRLPAEIVAEAAPPEHLQNLSILAVHGRQDTVLPIDCGREIRDYFSRLPLRFTYREYDMGHEVSPQSLLDIQAWLQNALNERLESAR from the coding sequence TTGGTCCTCACCTATCGTTTTCAACACCCCAGACAAGCCAGCCCGGGATCCGTACCGCTGCTGGTGATGCTGCATGGAATTGGCAGCCATGAGGGGGATTTGATCCAACTGGCTCCCTATTTGGATCCCCGCTTTGCGGTGGTCAGCCTCAGGGCTCCACTCTCCTTACCGATGGGAGGGTTTGCCTGGTTTGAGATGACCTGGACAGAAGAGGGGCCGGTGGGAAATATCCCGCAAGCTCGCGCCAGCCTGCAGTTGTTAAGTACCTTCCTAGAGCAAGTTCTACAGGAAGGGATCCCGGATGTTCCCTTCGATCCAGCCCAGGTGTACTTGATGGGGTTTAGCCAAGGGGCGATCATGAGCCTTGCCTTAGCCCTGACCCAACCGGAAAAGTTAGCTGGGATTGTCGCCATGAGTGGGCGCTTACCGGCAGAAATAGTGGCGGAAGCCGCACCGCCTGAACACCTGCAAAATCTTTCCATCCTGGCCGTGCATGGGAGGCAAGATACCGTTTTGCCCATCGACTGTGGCCGTGAGATTCGGGATTACTTCAGTCGTTTGCCGCTTCGGTTTACCTACCGCGAATACGACATGGGCCATGAAGTTTCCCCCCAGAGCCTCCTGGATATTCAGGCTTGGTTGCAGAACGCCCTCAATGAGAGACTTGAATCCGCCAGGTAA
- a CDS encoding dihydrolipoamide acetyltransferase family protein: MIHEVSMPALSSTMEMGKIVSWLKNPGDRVEKGENILVVESDKADMDVESFHSGILATIVVPAGGSAPVGAPIALIAESEAEVAQAQEKAKALFAGVATGAVPKPVSAPPASQPANLAPVAVPAAVAIPSPNGSGSRRILASPRAKKLAQDLNIDLSTLRGSGPNGRIVAEDVERAAALPASAPVPLSRPVSTVPAAAPAAAPLGETVPLSTLQAAVVRNMNASLSVPVFHVGYTLTTDALDGLYKQVKPKGVTLTALLAKAVAVTLEKHPLLNASYSEGGIHYKAEINIAVAVAMEDGGLITPVLRQANRLDLYEISRRWKDLVERARQKQLQPEEYNSGTFTLSNLGMFGVDRFDAILPPNQGSILAIGASRPTVVATPEKAIAIRSQMQVNLTCDHRVIYGAHAAAFLQDLAQLLEHNVGSLTL; this comes from the coding sequence ATGATCCACGAAGTCTCCATGCCTGCCCTCAGCTCCACGATGGAAATGGGCAAAATTGTTTCCTGGCTGAAAAATCCGGGGGATCGCGTGGAGAAAGGGGAAAACATCCTGGTGGTGGAGTCGGATAAGGCAGACATGGATGTGGAGTCCTTTCATAGCGGGATCCTCGCCACCATTGTTGTGCCCGCCGGGGGATCCGCTCCTGTGGGTGCGCCCATTGCCCTGATTGCCGAAAGCGAAGCAGAAGTCGCCCAAGCCCAGGAAAAAGCCAAAGCCCTATTCGCGGGTGTTGCGACTGGGGCTGTCCCGAAGCCAGTCTCCGCACCTCCTGCTTCTCAACCGGCTAACCTTGCTCCCGTTGCCGTTCCTGCTGCGGTTGCTATACCAAGCCCCAATGGTTCCGGATCCCGGCGCATCCTTGCCTCACCCCGCGCCAAAAAGCTGGCGCAAGATCTAAACATTGACTTAAGCACCCTGCGCGGATCCGGCCCGAACGGTCGCATCGTGGCCGAGGATGTGGAACGTGCTGCTGCCCTCCCGGCCTCTGCGCCAGTACCTTTGTCTCGCCCAGTCTCCACCGTCCCGGCGGCTGCTCCTGCCGCTGCTCCGCTTGGGGAAACTGTTCCACTGAGCACCTTGCAGGCGGCTGTCGTGCGCAACATGAATGCCAGCCTCAGTGTGCCGGTGTTTCATGTCGGCTATACCCTCACCACCGATGCCTTGGATGGACTTTACAAACAGGTAAAGCCCAAGGGGGTAACCCTGACGGCTCTTTTGGCCAAGGCGGTGGCCGTTACCCTGGAAAAGCACCCCTTGTTGAATGCCAGCTACAGCGAGGGTGGCATCCACTACAAAGCGGAGATCAACATTGCCGTGGCCGTGGCCATGGAGGATGGTGGGTTGATTACGCCCGTGCTGAGGCAGGCAAACCGGCTGGATTTGTACGAGATTTCCCGCCGTTGGAAAGACCTGGTGGAGCGGGCGCGCCAGAAGCAACTGCAACCGGAAGAGTACAACAGTGGCACCTTTACCCTCTCCAATTTGGGCATGTTTGGGGTGGATCGCTTCGATGCCATTTTGCCCCCCAACCAGGGATCCATTCTGGCGATTGGCGCTTCTCGTCCGACGGTGGTAGCTACCCCCGAAAAAGCCATCGCCATCCGCTCTCAAATGCAAGTGAACCTCACCTGCGATCACCGCGTCATCTACGGCGCTCATGCGGCGGCTTTCTTGCAGGATCTGGCTCAGTTGTTAGAACACAATGTGGGATCCCTAACGTTGTAG